DNA sequence from the Drosophila sechellia strain sech25 chromosome 3L, ASM438219v1, whole genome shotgun sequence genome:
AATTGGAGCAGCAGCCGTCGGAGGAACTAGGAAAGGCAGGAGTCATAGTAGAAGTTTAACAAGAAGTCGAACGCGAAGTAGGAGTCCAAGTAGACGAAGACGGTTGCCACTAGCAGGGCACAGAAAACGCTGTTCAATATCTCCAATACCACAAAAATTGGTTGGACCTCGGTCACCACCTCCTTCCCGCCGACGTCACTCACTAAGTCGTGATCGGGAACGTGAACACTTATCTCGCTCCCGTTCGCCCTTACCCTTCAAACCTCCGTCTCCGCCGATGAGACGCAGTTGGTCCAAAGCACCAACCAGAAGGAGATCGTTCTCCAGGTCGAGATCGCGGTCAATATCACCAAGGTCTCGATTATCAGCAGAGGAAGctttcaattattttgcagAGAATCAGGGCATGGAAGCGGCTGCGTACTACTATAATATGTCATTGATGCAGCAGGAGGATCAGAACGCATTGGGTGAGGGCTATGATGCTTATGCCGCATATATGGACTCCGCGTACAATATGGAACAAGCGTATGCACAATACTCTGAAGAATATTCAAATACGTACATGGATTATATGGTCGAAGTAGCTTCCTCACCTCAGGCACCTGGATCGGTTCTTAGGGAACTACCTATGGCGCCGATGATGCCCGTGGAATCCCTTGTTCCTATAGCGCCAGTGGAGGCAATGCCGTCGATGACGGCCACGGCGTCAGTGATGCCGGTGGCCGTACAAAAAGGAAACGTTTTGGAAATAGTACCTTCTGGGGAGGATATACTGGAAGCGGAGAAGAACATAGTGGCAGATGCAGTAGATGAACCAGTGGAGGACACGAGGTAAGACAgagttttaaatttatttatatataaataataatagtatatttatttttagtaaaccAAAGGGAAAAGGCGTCAATTTCGTGGATAAGGTGCTGCCCGCATACGAGAGCGACAACGAAGACCGCGCGGTCGTTGAAATGGCGGTGGAACGTGCCCTTCGGAAATATCACGAGGGTCGCTCCCAAGCCGCCGCCAAGCTGCAACTGATACGCGATGAGCTGCTTGTGTTgcctccaccaccaccgccgccactGACAACCAAGCCAGCTAATCTGGAAAAGCCTGTTTTGGTGCAGAAGAAACCGAAGTACCGATACTTTCATTTTGATCCTTTCAAGTGTGCAATAGTTAAGACTTACACACGCACGCTACGTTCAGCCTACCGCCCTCCATTCGATCCCAAGCATTTTGCCATGCTAATGAAGACTGGTCGCCTACCGCAGATTCCTCCAGGATTCCTGCGACACCGCCCGCCATTTATACCTGCGCATGTCGATGCTGTCACGAGAGGAGCAATGCTCAAGGAATTCTTTAGCAAACATCCTCCACCGCCGCTAGCGATGCCCATGCCTGTACCCAATGGGATGCCCTATTACCTGAGTGGTCCACCGCCAACGCCAAGTGGAGCTGCAGTTTCTCCTGTGCCTGTTAATGTCCTGCCACAACCCATTCCCGTGTTGGATGGAAGTGGTTATCAGGGTTATCCTCAGCAGCCCACAATGGTACCATCACCTGTTCCAGTTCCTGTTCCAGTGCCGCTGCCTGTGCCCTTGCCTGTTTCTACTGACACGACGCCACCTCCCGTGTTGGAAATTCCTTACTTCACACCACCACCTTTGCCCGAGCTGCCGACTCTACCCGAACTGCCGTCTCAGTTCACCGTGAGTTCGGTGCCCACAATAACGGAGATAATGCCAGTGGATATACTAGAGAAGTTAGGACCGCTGCCCAAGACCTTGGACGTCGATGACGGAGGCGGAACTGCCAGTCCGGAGGAGATTAGCGACGATCTCAAGGAGGTTGAGGCAGAGCCAGCCGAACAGCCTGTGGTGGACGTAAAGCCGCATCTCCTTGTGGAGACGCAGTAGTAGACCCATCTTGCTAGCTTggtttttttaattatagagtttttttttaggtaattattattaattgtaAACCATGAGGATCCTAATCCCTACACATTGATTTACTTCGTAAATATTTggtttataaaatatttttaattgacCATTTGTAAACAAGTTGCATTTATTCATAGAAGTTCGTTTAGGTTTCTATGTCATTTATACAAGGCCCATCTGGGCCCACGTTTATTGAtttctaaaagaaaataaaaaatgtaaatagtTCGCTTAAGAATTATACTTGAATTAACTTTCGGCGTGCGCACTATACATATTTTAGTCATTTACTATAACGAAGTTCTTAACGAATTAATCTAACCTTAAGATCCACAAGAATCGAATGTATGTGAAATTTTTATAGTGTGGTGAGCATCTATAAGACTTTGCGTGTTTGGTATCGTACAAAATATAGACATgaaatacaaattttgtatttgCGTTAGttgaataatggaaaatatACTCAacagtaaaatagttttactATTTGATTGAGCTTATTCGTTATGTCTGATGATGGATAATGCAGTAAGCTTATTCTGAAGCGGTTTGAGTTATTTATGCTtaatgaaattgttttttaatttataacttTTTTATAGTAGTCCGATCTTTTCCCTGGGTGTCAAGACCAATGGAAAACACTCGGCAGGCAGTGCCAAACTCTCCGGACTGATCTTAATCGTCGAAGGATCGTGACTGCTGATATTATATCTCTGCATTACGTTGACCAGGACCAGAAAACCAAATCCCCTCACCAAATTCTGGCCGATGCAAGTCCGCTTCCCGATGCTAAAGGGCAGAAAGTGCGGAATATTCCTCTTGAGTTGAAGTTTTTCATTATCACTTTCGATGCCGGAATCAGAACCTTTGGAATTTTTTGGGCTTGGCTCCTTTGATGGTTCCAAAAACCTTAATGGATTAAATTCCTTAGGATTTACCCAGAATTTCTCGCTGGTGTTTAGCACATAATTGTTGATGAACACAATGGTGCCCTTAGTCACTCCATAGCCAGAGATCACTGTGTCCTCGGTGGCCACATGTGGAACAATGGGAGAGGATGAATATCGAAGCACCTCGAAAATCGTCGCCATCGTGTAGGGCATAGCGTTCATATCCAGCAAATTAATTGACCTCTTTTCCTCTTCGGTAATTGCGTCAATTTCCTCTTGTATTCTACTTCCAATATCCACATTCTTGGCTATATAGGCCAGCACTAGCATCACTAGATTTCCCACCGCTGAGTGTCCACCAATGAAATCCTCCAGCATGAAGATGATCGTGTTCCGGGAGACATCTTTATCTTCAAGCAGGCTTTTAAGTAGAGCATCTGTGAAGTCCCGATCTGGCTCATCCAAATCGACGCTCAGCTCTCGATGCCGGATAATCCTTTCCATTATGACTCCCCTGATGGTCGAGGACCAGTTGATGATCTTGTTCAGGTGCCGCTGGTAGAAGGGATATAGCCAGGGTAAAAAGTCCAGCGGATGTCCCTGATTAATCTCCCAGAATATCTCATCGAAGTACTGAACAATCTGTTGGAAATCCACATCATCGTAGTCGAACCTCAACGAACACATGTACTGACTAAACATATTGGCACAGGCCTTCAGAACCAGAGTCTTTATGTTGATCGGCTCTCCAGGAACTAGTTGGTTGCCCAGCTCCCGATTCCAGTGCTCCATTTCCTCGCAGCCAATCTGGGACATTTTCATGTAGAAAGAAGAGGATTCCCTGGGCGAGCAGTGACGCCTGGCCAGATTCCTTCGCTTCTGCTGCAGCTGTGACCAATCGCACAGTGCCAACGAATTGCTCCGCTTGCCTCcgaataatttattatatCGTATGAAGTCCGGCCGCCCGCTCATCACCTTGCCATTTTGGTTGAGCACCTCGCGAATCAGCTCCAGGTTGTTCACCACCAGACAGCGGGTGTGTCCGAAGGTCAGGGAGTATATGTCTCCGTATTGCTGTGCCAACGCCGTGAATCCCGCAAAGGGACTGTCTCTGTATCGATCCAGCAGATGAAGATTACCAATGATGGGCCATGGTCGTGGTCCTGGAGCCtggttatatttttgataagCTATGTGATTGAGTTCGGTTGAATTCTTTGTTTTAACGGCCTGAAGAACGCGACGCTTGACTCCATATAGAATGCATATGTAGGACGTGGCCAGAACACTCACTAAAATCGCGAAGATAGTGTAAATCAAAGCAGCCAGCATTTTTGCTGAGCTCTTGAAAGCGGGAAGCACAAAACACAACTAACGACGGCCAAGCAAATCAAGTAGCCAGGTAAACTATGGGTCGCGACTTTCCCAGATCCTTCGGGAGAACTGCTCTACCTTCTGTGGGCTGAGGCATTACCTGACCATTATCTTGTTTGCTACCTGTTTGTTTTGCCTTTAATCGCTTGTTTTTCCCCTTCAGAGGATGACATGAATAATCAGGATGTGGCTGAGACTATCCAAAATGTCCTCTGGTAAGAtggtaattttttttatttagacATTCATTAGAGCCACTTCGTTCCTCCTGCTGTATGACTTTAGTTTAAGACATTATTAAACGGACTGAAAGTCCCAAGTAACTGAAACATATACTGTCCAAAATGCTGATACAGCCATTTgctttgatttgatttatttgctgttATTTAAGTTGCGGCCTTCGCGTGGCCCTCTAAATATCCGTCAGCAAGAAAGACTCCACTGCCCTCCGGGATCCCCACCCCCCGCTGAACACCACAAGTGGAAATTGCGAGAagtatatttttgtatatttaactgaccagaaaaaaaacataacattttttatttcccCTTAACTATTTACTGAGTATTCCTTATGAGTATGCGACTGAAGTTGGGACTTTATTCCTCATTAATCTTGTCCTTGGCAAATGGTCCAATGTTGGCGGCATAAGCCATCATGGCTGGAATGGAACTCTGCTCGTAATTGCCGGTGAACAGGTGCTCGAAGGGACCAGATGCAAAGACACCTACATCCTCGGCGCCATGGGTTTCGCTGCTCAAGGGAACCGTGGCCTGGAACTCAAACTCCGCGCTCGTGGTGTCCGCATGGGAAAGATCAATGCGTCCATCTTTAGTGCTGTAGGTATCAGCAAATCCCGGACCATTGGCATAGGACAAGACGGTAAAGGGCAGCTCATCATCAGCCAGATTGGGAGCAAGGGAAAGGATGTTCTGTCGACGGTACTGGGATAGGatatagaaatataaatatataagaaTTATGTTGAAAAGGGAAGATTCAAAACATGAAAAAAGAATGTTGATTTCTTGAAGTACTAATAAGTTCCCTACCGGATAGCCGTTGATGGACATGGTGTGCGAGTGATCCGAAGTCACCACAATCAGCGTGTCCTCCTCGTCGGTCATTTTCCTAGCCAGTTCCACGGCTGCCGCGAATTCTTCGGTGTCCTCCAAAGCCTTCTTCGCCTTGGTGGCGTGATGGGCCATATCGATGCGTCCACTCTCCACGAACAGGAAGTAACCCTCCTCGTTCTTGCTGAGCATCTTGATGGCAGCCTCTGTCATGTCGGAAAGGGATGGCTCTGCATCTTCATAATGGGTTCGTCGACGATCGCCATGGTAGGGCAGGTGGGAGGTGTCGAAGAGGCCGAGAAGGTAATCCGTCTTGCTGAGATCCGTTTCCTTCAGGCCCTTAAGTGACCAGACGTACTTGCCCTCTGCTCCCTGCTGTTTCTTGATCTCTCGCCAATCGCTGATCAGATCGCGTCCATCGGTTCGCAGCCCCGAAACGCCAGTCTCATCGTGCTGGGACTGATCCCGGAAATAGGATCGACCGCCGCCCATGATGACGCGCAGTTCCTGACCCACTGGCCATTCCACCAGCTGCCGGGCAATATCGGTGTTGACGTCGGGACTGCATTTTGAGCTGATGATCTCACCATCGTGCTCCCAATTTCGCTCCGCAACATGGGCATAAACTCCGGCTGGAGAAGCGTGGGTCACCCGGGCGGTGGTAACCACTCCGGCCCACTTACCGGCCTCCTGGGCCCACTGACCAATGCTCTGGACATGGCTACTCGAATTGGTCCCACAGTCGCCCCTCTGCACCTGTGCATTGACTCCAATGGTGCCATAGTTGGCCTTGACTCCGGTCAAATAGGCCGTAGCAGTGTTGGCCGAGTCCGGAGTACGCTCATTGACGGCATACGTCTTGGACAGACCCAAGTAGGGGAACTTCTCGAAGAAGACCTGCTTGTTGCTATCGCCCATGAATGCACGTGTGGCCGTGATCGTGTGGACGGACATGCCATCGCCCAAAAATAGGATCACGTTCTTGGCGCGATTATCGTTGAGTTTCCTATGGCCGGCCAGCTTATCGGCGAGAATCGATTGGGCCTTATCGTGCCAGAATCGTGTGTCCAGCTCCTCGTCGAGGGCCTCGAAGTCGCGTGATGTTTGCAGACGGGGATGTTGGGCTGTAAAGTCCGGACTTTGGGTTAGCAACTAATCGGCGCGAAAATTGGTCTAATAAAACTACTTCTTGAAGTGTTAAACAAGTTTTCAGCCTATCTCGagcagatctataaatcagtTTTAATTATAACTATTTATGGGCTTTCGGCTACCACCATATCGCTGGAAATTCACACTTGATTGAGGCTTAATAAACGTGTTGAAAACCATTTAGCTGATTATAGTGCTGTTTGTCATCATTACACATTCATTTGAAATACTTAGGCTTATATATACTTTGAAGAAATATGTCCtataaacaaaaactcgagTTCCTGTACTGTATGTTAGCTTAGGAAAAATAATTGATTGTTTCCtagtttataattattataccCTTTTTTAAGCTTATAGTATTGTACTTTGCATCGATGCAATTGATTTATTCTAAGAATTGAAACTTTCTTGTTAAACATAAATCTATTTATAGGAATGTCACCCTATTTCTAATTTGCCTTCACGTGAACAATTGAAGTCGTAAACTATTATATAGCTACACGATGACTGAATGCTGTTTAAAAAAAGGTCTAGATTAGCCAAGTCTAATGGGCCAACAAGATCTACGATAAGGCGAGAGAGCTTTTCAATTGGCTGTAGATAAGCTGGGTCTCGGCCAATCGGATTCGTTCGGCAGTTCACCTCGTAATGCCGTTCGGTTCCACTTACCGTGCTCTTGGTCATCGGCTAGATCACTCCGGGCCTGGATGACCAGGAGAGCGAAGAAGCACAAGATCAGGCAACTCTTTACCATTTTGGGGGAGGGGCGGTGACTTTAAACTGAGGAATGCTCCGTTCGGGAGTGACCGCGAAACTGGCCAAAACTGACGAAATGGCCCTGTTATATAGCCTCCGATTTTTCGAAGCGCTCTTCCTGTAATATACATACGCGTTATGGGTGATTGTTTTTGCGATTTCAGCAATCTAAAGTGGCGATCGATTAATTATCTCGAGTGCCTAAAAACGTGAGTATCACGGTCTGGCTAAGAAGGTGTCGTAAATTACCCGATCCCCACCAAACTGCCCTATCGCCTCCTCACACGAGCTGCACCTGATGGTATATTAATGGGTCGCATGGAACTACGGAGTACAGTATTCACTTGGCTGGCACGGTGAAAGTATCTCGAAAATGCTGAGTCTTAAGTTCTGGATTGGCCTCGGTCTGCTGACCGTCGTTTGGGGTGCAGCAGTACCTGGAAAAGCTCCCGTGGACGAGGAGCGCATGCATCCACATCTGCTCACTAGTCCCAGGCTGCGAACGATTTCCGGCGAGGAAACCCAGGAGTTCTGGCACTCGGCCAGCAAGAAACTCATCCGCGAAAAGTTGGAGTTCGTGAGGAACACCAAGAAGGCCAAGAACATTATACTGTTTTTGGGCGATGGCATGGGACTGACTACTCTGGCTGCTGCTAGGAGTTACATTGGAGGCGAGGAGCTGAAGCTCTCCTTCGAGGAATTCCCCTTTACCGGACTATCGAAAACCTATTCGGTGGACAAAATAGTCCCCGATAGCGCTTGTACATCAACCTCATATCTCTGCGGAGTGAAGGCGAACTACGGAACCATCGGAGTAAATGCGCATGTCAAGCGAGGCGACTGTGCGGCGATGGCCAATGAAAGAAACCATGTCTTCTCCCTGGGAAAATGGGCCATAGATGCGGGCAAAGCTGCTGGACTGGTGACCACCACCAGAGTGACCCACGCCTCGCCATCCGGAGTCTACGCCCATGTCGCCGATCGCGAATGGGAGAATAACGCTGTTCTGGAGGAAGCCTGCGGTGAGTTGTCGGAGGGACTCGAGGACATAGCTGTCCAGTTGATTCACGGCGAAGTGGGCAGCAAACTCAAGGTCATGCTGGGTGGAGGCAAGCGTAGCTTCTACAGTCCGGAACACTACGACAAGGGCCGACGCACAGATGGTCGTAATCTCGTCAAAGAATTCGAGGCCTTGGACGCGGGCAACACCTTTGTGAAAACGCAGAAGAAGCTGCTCAATGTGAATGCCACTGAAACCGGAAGATTATTGGGCCTGTTCAGCAAGAGCCACATGCACTATCATCTAGAGCAGCTGGCCGATCCGGACAACAATGAGCCCACCTTGGAGGAAATGACACAGAAGGCCATTGAAGTACTGGAAACCGAAGAGCAGGGATACTTCCTTTTCGTTGAAGGAGGCAAGATCGACATTAGCCACCACGATACAATGGCACGAATTGCTTTGGATGAGACAGCTGAACTCTCGAAGGCGGTGAGGAAGGCTAGGGAGATGACCAATCCGGAGGAGACCCTCATAGTGGTGACCTCGGATCACTCGCACACCTTCAGCGTTTCGGGC
Encoded proteins:
- the LOC6610890 gene encoding cytochrome P450 307a1, whose protein sequence is MLAALIYTIFAILVSVLATSYICILYGVKRRVLQAVKTKNSTELNHIAYQKYNQAPGPRPWPIIGNLHLLDRYRDSPFAGFTALAQQYGDIYSLTFGHTRCLVVNNLELIREVLNQNGKVMSGRPDFIRYNKLFGGKRSNSLALCDWSQLQQKRRNLARRHCSPRESSSFYMKMSQIGCEEMEHWNRELGNQLVPGEPINIKTLVLKACANMFSQYMCSLRFDYDDVDFQQIVQYFDEIFWEINQGHPLDFLPWLYPFYQRHLNKIINWSSTIRGVIMERIIRHRELSVDLDEPDRDFTDALLKSLLEDKDVSRNTIIFMLEDFIGGHSAVGNLVMLVLAYIAKNVDIGSRIQEEIDAITEEEKRSINLLDMNAMPYTMATIFEVLRYSSSPIVPHVATEDTVISGYGVTKGTIVFINNYVLNTSEKFWVNPKEFNPLRFLEPSKEPSPKNSKGSDSGIESDNEKLQLKRNIPHFLPFSIGKRTCIGQNLVRGFGFLVLVNVMQRYNISSHDPSTIKISPESLALPAECFPLVLTPREKIGLL
- the LOC6610892 gene encoding membrane-bound alkaline phosphatase — translated: MLSLKFWIGLGLLTVVWGAAVPGKAPVDEERMHPHLLTSPRLRTISGEETQEFWHSASKKLIREKLEFVRNTKKAKNIILFLGDGMGLTTLAAARSYIGGEELKLSFEEFPFTGLSKTYSVDKIVPDSACTSTSYLCGVKANYGTIGVNAHVKRGDCAAMANERNHVFSLGKWAIDAGKAAGLVTTTRVTHASPSGVYAHVADREWENNAVLEEACGELSEGLEDIAVQLIHGEVGSKLKVMLGGGKRSFYSPEHYDKGRRTDGRNLVKEFEALDAGNTFVKTQKKLLNVNATETGRLLGLFSKSHMHYHLEQLADPDNNEPTLEEMTQKAIEVLETEEQGYFLFVEGGKIDISHHDTMARIALDETAELSKAVRKAREMTNPEETLIVVTSDHSHTFSVSGYQPRGSDIFGAAKAKGKDGKPYLALSYANGKSFQDYYNTETHEREDPTSLPTIGDFDQLFPAMVPLESETHGGEDVGVFASGPWAHLFTGVYEQNTIPHMMAFAACVGDGLTACD
- the LOC6610891 gene encoding alkaline phosphatase, producing MVKSCLILCFFALLVIQARSDLADDQEHAQHPRLQTSRDFEALDEELDTRFWHDKAQSILADKLAGHRKLNDNRAKNVILFLGDGMSVHTITATRAFMGDSNKQVFFEKFPYLGLSKTYAVNERTPDSANTATAYLTGVKANYGTIGVNAQVQRGDCGTNSSSHVQSIGQWAQEAGKWAGVVTTARVTHASPAGVYAHVAERNWEHDGEIISSKCSPDVNTDIARQLVEWPVGQELRVIMGGGRSYFRDQSQHDETGVSGLRTDGRDLISDWREIKKQQGAEGKYVWSLKGLKETDLSKTDYLLGLFDTSHLPYHGDRRRTHYEDAEPSLSDMTEAAIKMLSKNEEGYFLFVESGRIDMAHHATKAKKALEDTEEFAAAVELARKMTDEEDTLIVVTSDHSHTMSINGYPYRRQNILSLAPNLADDELPFTVLSYANGPGFADTYSTKDGRIDLSHADTTSAEFEFQATVPLSSETHGAEDVGVFASGPFEHLFTGNYEQSSIPAMMAYAANIGPFAKDKINEE